GAAGGTGCTGCTTTGTGTGGCGGCCTTGGACGACGACACGCTCCAACCCCTGCTGATCAGCCTTCGTGGTGACCAGGACCTGAACCCCACCAAAGTCGTCAACGCCGTCAGCGGCATCCTGGGCAAGGGCGTCCTCGATTGCCGTTCGATCACGCCAGACGACCAAAACCGCCAACAAATCGATCCAATCCCCTTCGGATCCATCGGGCCTGACTTGTCCGATGACGTCCTGCAGGGAGCGAAGACCTGGGAGCCAACCTTCCTGCGTCTGGCAGACGAAACAGCCCTTGAGTTGGGCCATTTTGTCTGTGGTGCCAATACGCCTGATCAGCACCGTTTCAACACCAGCTGGGCCGCCCTCAAGCAACAGCCAACAAGGTTGGATCTGCGCAATGCAAGGGCGGGCGACGCCTGTCGACACAACCCGGAATCACGGCTGACTGAAAAACGTGGCATCGAAGTCGGCCACATTTTTCAGTTGGGCCGGAAATATTCCGAAGCCATGGATAGTCGCTTCACCAACGAGAACGGCAAGACCGAAACGTTCTGGATGGGTTGCTATGGGATCGGCGTTTCCAGGCTGGCGCAGGCTGCCGTCGAACAGCATCACGATGACGGTGGCATCTGCTGGCCACCCACAATCGCCCCATTCGAAGCGATTGTGGTCGTCGCCAACATCCAGGACGAGACCCAGGCCCAGCTGGGGGAAACGCTCTATGAGCAACTTCAGAAGGCAGGGGTCGACGTGCTCATCGACGACCGAAAGGAACGAGCGGGCGTCAAATTCAAAGACGCGGATTTGATCGGTATTCCCTGGCGGATCGTGGTGGGACGGGACGCAACCGATGGCGTCGTTGAGCTTGTTCAGCGCAGCAACCGAGAGGTACAGAAGCTTCCCCACGCAGAGGCCTTGTCTTGCCTGATCAAGGCACTCCACCCCTAAAGTCAGCAGATTCTCAAGGGTTTCATGCTCTCCGCACTGACACGCCTGCTTCGCCCCTTGAGCCGGGCTGCTGTAGCCCTCGGCCTGGGCTTATGCCTTTTTCTAACCGCCTGCAGTGGTGATGCTGAAGCCCGTTTGAGCGGCAATTACGTGGAAGACACCGTGGCGGTCTCCCGCACGTTGCGAACGGTGATCGACCTGCCCCAGGACGATCCAACCCACGCCGAAGCCGAAGCGGACGCTCGGTCACTGATCAACGACTACATGTCCCGCTACCGGCCTCAGCCGCGCGTGAACGGACTCAGCTCCTTCACAACAATGCAGACCGCACTGAACTCTCTGGCGGGTCACTACACCTCCTATGCCAACCGTCCCCTTCCTGAGGCACTCCATGACCGGATCGCCAAGGAATTAAGCAAAGCCGAGAAGTCTGTGGTCCGGGGCAGCTGAGCCCCTGGACACACGCTTTGACGAGGCCACCCGAGATCTGAGATACTCGCGGATTGTGCAGATCTGCGGCTTCGGGCCGCCGTGTTCTTGGCCAACGTTGTCGTCATCGGAGCGCAGTGGGGTGACGAGGGAAAAGGAAAGATCACCGATCTCCTCAGCCGCTCGGCCGATGTGGTGGTGCGCTATCAGGGTGGTGTGAATGCAGGCCACACGATCGTCGTTGACGAACGTGTCCTGAAATTGCACCTCATTCCCTCTGGAATCCTCTATCCCGACACGATCTGCCTGATTGGGTCAGGAACGGTCGTGGATCCCAAGGTGATGCTTGGTGAGCTCGACATGCTCATCGCCAATGACATCGATATTTCGGGCCTGCGCTTGGCATCCACGGCTCACGTGACGATGCCGTACCACCGCCTGCTCGATCAGGCCATGGAGAAGCAACGCGGAGCGCGTCGGATCGGAACAACTGGCCGCGGAATCGGCCCCACCTATGCGGACAAGTCGCAGCGCAGCGGCATCCGCGTGATCGACCTGCTGGACGAACAACGGCTGAGGGAACGCCTTGAGGGGCCTCTGCAGGAAAAGAACGAACTTCTTGAAACCATCTACGGCGTTGCTCCTCTGAACGCCGAGGATGTCATCAAGGAATATCTGGAATACGGGAAGCGCCTCGCACCCCACGTTGTGGAGTGCACCCAGGCCATTCACCAGGCTGCCAGGGATCGCAAAAACATCCTGTTCGAAGGAGCCCAGGGCACGCTGTTGGACCTGGACCATGGCACCTACCCCTACGTCACCTCGTCCAATCCCGTCTCCGGAGGGGCCTGCATCGGTGCGGGCGTCGGTCCGACTCTGATTGACCGTGTTATCGGCGTCGCCAAGGCCTACACCACCCGTGTGGGTGAGGGCCCCTTCCCAACGGAACTGAGCGGGAGCCTGAATGATCAGCTCACCGAACGCGGTGGGGAATTCGGAACCACCACTGGCCGGCGGCGGCGCTGCGGTTGGTTTGACGGTGTGATCGGTCGCTATGCCGTGCAGGTGAACGGCTTGGACTGTCTGGCCGTGACCAAGCTGGATGTTCTGGATGAACTCGACGAGATCCAGGTTTGCGTGGCCTATGAGCTCAACGGCGAGCGGATCGAGCACTTCCCTAGCAGTGCCGAGGACTTCGCCCAGTGCAAGCCCATCTTCAAAACACTGCCTGGCTGGCAATGCTCAACCGAGGAATGCCGCAGTCTTGAGGATCTCCCCAAACCGGCCATGGATTACCTGCGCTTCCTCGCGGATTTGATGGAAGTGCCGATCGCCATCGTCTCGCTTGGTGCCAGCCGTGATCAGACCATCGTTGTGGAAGATCCGATCCATGGCCCGAAACGCGCGTTGTTGAGCGCCTGAGCCTCTGAGGTTCATACTTCGGGGCTGTCTTCACAGCACCGATGTCGCCTGAGACCCGTTTCCCCAGCACCTGCAATCTCGATGTCGTTGGCATCGGCAACGCGATCGTGGACGTTCTGGTTCAGACGGACGACAGCTTCATCTCTGACAACGGCCTCCAGAAAGGAGGCATGGCGTTAATCGATGAACAACAGGCCGAGACCCTCTACAAGGCGAGCGGTCCTGGCCTTGAGACCTCCGGTGGATCTGTCGCCAACACCATGGTCGGGATCGCCCAGCTCGGCGGTCGCGCTGGTTTCATCGGTCGTGTCCGTGACGACCAGCTCGGCACCATTTTCAGCCACGACATCCGAGCCGTTGGTGCACGCTTTGAAACCCCAGCCGCCACCAGCGGAGCCACAACAGCGCGCTGCCTGATTTACGTCACGCCCGACGCGGAGCGGACCATGTGCACCTTCCTGGGAGCCTCCACCCAGCTGGAGCCGGAGGATCTCGATCTGTCGATGGTCAAGCAGGCCAAGGTGCTCTATCTGGAGGGGTACCTCTGGGACAGCCCAGCCGCCAAGCGAGCCTTCATCGCCGCCGCAGAAGCCTGCCGAGAATCAGGAGGACAAGTGGCCCTCTCCCTATCGGATGGCTTCTGCGTGGATCGGCATAGGGAGAGTTTCCTCGAGCTGGTCAATGGCCATGTGGATGTGCTGTTCGCCAACGATGTCGAGATTCAGTCGCTCTACGAAACCGAGGATTTCGATCAGGCCCTCGACCGG
This genomic interval from Synechococcus sp. UW69 contains the following:
- a CDS encoding adenylosuccinate synthase translates to MFLANVVVIGAQWGDEGKGKITDLLSRSADVVVRYQGGVNAGHTIVVDERVLKLHLIPSGILYPDTICLIGSGTVVDPKVMLGELDMLIANDIDISGLRLASTAHVTMPYHRLLDQAMEKQRGARRIGTTGRGIGPTYADKSQRSGIRVIDLLDEQRLRERLEGPLQEKNELLETIYGVAPLNAEDVIKEYLEYGKRLAPHVVECTQAIHQAARDRKNILFEGAQGTLLDLDHGTYPYVTSSNPVSGGACIGAGVGPTLIDRVIGVAKAYTTRVGEGPFPTELSGSLNDQLTERGGEFGTTTGRRRRCGWFDGVIGRYAVQVNGLDCLAVTKLDVLDELDEIQVCVAYELNGERIEHFPSSAEDFAQCKPIFKTLPGWQCSTEECRSLEDLPKPAMDYLRFLADLMEVPIAIVSLGASRDQTIVVEDPIHGPKRALLSA
- the psb27 gene encoding photosystem II protein Psb27, translated to MLSALTRLLRPLSRAAVALGLGLCLFLTACSGDAEARLSGNYVEDTVAVSRTLRTVIDLPQDDPTHAEAEADARSLINDYMSRYRPQPRVNGLSSFTTMQTALNSLAGHYTSYANRPLPEALHDRIAKELSKAEKSVVRGS
- a CDS encoding proline--tRNA ligase, whose amino-acid sequence is MRVSRLLLVTLRDVPAEAEITSHQLLLRAGYIRRIGSGIYAYLPLMWRVLQKITAVVREEMNRAGAQETLLPQLHPAELWQKSGRWQGYTAGEGIMFHLEDRQGRELGLGPTHEEVITNLAGELLRSYRQLPVNLYQIQTKFRDEIRPRFGLMRGREFIMKDAYSFHASEADLRETYGLMDQAYRRIFERCGLDAVPVDADSGAIGGAASQEFMVTADAGEDLILISDDGQYAANQEKAVSIAPAASPLPEGPEECIPTPGLGSIESLCDAKGWDPSQVVKVLLCVAALDDDTLQPLLISLRGDQDLNPTKVVNAVSGILGKGVLDCRSITPDDQNRQQIDPIPFGSIGPDLSDDVLQGAKTWEPTFLRLADETALELGHFVCGANTPDQHRFNTSWAALKQQPTRLDLRNARAGDACRHNPESRLTEKRGIEVGHIFQLGRKYSEAMDSRFTNENGKTETFWMGCYGIGVSRLAQAAVEQHHDDGGICWPPTIAPFEAIVVVANIQDETQAQLGETLYEQLQKAGVDVLIDDRKERAGVKFKDADLIGIPWRIVVGRDATDGVVELVQRSNREVQKLPHAEALSCLIKALHP
- a CDS encoding adenosine kinase; the encoded protein is MSPETRFPSTCNLDVVGIGNAIVDVLVQTDDSFISDNGLQKGGMALIDEQQAETLYKASGPGLETSGGSVANTMVGIAQLGGRAGFIGRVRDDQLGTIFSHDIRAVGARFETPAATSGATTARCLIYVTPDAERTMCTFLGASTQLEPEDLDLSMVKQAKVLYLEGYLWDSPAAKRAFIAAAEACRESGGQVALSLSDGFCVDRHRESFLELVNGHVDVLFANDVEIQSLYETEDFDQALDRVRGCCSVIAITRGAQGSVVLSGDERWDIGIFGLGDLVDTTGAGDLYAGGFLHAFTQGESLERCGQLGALCAGQIVTQLGARSQVSLKQLAATHLN